The following are encoded together in the Ictalurus punctatus breed USDA103 chromosome 1, Coco_2.0, whole genome shotgun sequence genome:
- the LOC108267059 gene encoding NF-kappa-B inhibitor delta isoform X4, translated as MTTGNPLIFALVFFSSLLLFSFAPKEKPCNTLPTVKKLLEQKRKRETSSAPPICASATNNTGAAAPIPVPTSDLSASANSSYSDMAAMRYDRLEVAMQPHSSSFQECSPFSCLTYATDSPCPLSYTPGPVYSLSAEPQLSSYNPLSLQDCPTAQIPQHFQPSTECPVISAMPSSSIDLRTQSISVPSSGYVWPSGSRAQASTVPCSLSVRPQMDMNMAKLEEARLVLQAMDCRTTWKDDDGDTILHIYTAKGQREYAFAAAEKLQELGSLDTKEHRGKTALLVAVAANQPEIVQDLLSLGADISICDIKGQTALHLAATYGFPQVMKVILSMEHGVDLETRNFEGLTPLHCAVISHNATMKALASTSSSSSVWLPDGNLQSQAENKLICLQLLMEAGASPLSQEIKSNKTVLHLAVKEGNIQLVHFFLNLQLPNIQAFINMKVTHAETSLPAWSIINLSTYIINTNKFLNFYHICS; from the exons ATGACCACTGGAAACCCTCTGATATTTGcattagtctttttttcttctcttttgcTTTTTTCCTTTG CGCCAAAGGAGAAGCCGTGTAACACGCTGCCCACAGTGAAGAAGCTCCTGGAGCagaagagaaagcgagagacaTCTTCAGCTCCTCCAATTTGTGCCTCTGCGACCAATAACACTGGTGCTGCTGCGCCAATCCCA GTGCCAACATCAGATCTCTCTGCCA GTGCAAACAGCAGCTACTCAGATATGGCAGCGATGAGATATGACCGGTTGGAGGTAGCCATGCAGCCACACTCCTCTTCTTTTCAGGAGTGCAGCCCCTTCTCCTGTCTGACTTATGCAACAGACTCTCCATGTCCTCTCAGCTACACACCTGGTCCAGTCTATAGTTTATCTGCAGAACCTCAGCTTTCCAGCTATAATCCTCTTTCACTGCAGGACTGTCCGACTGCACAGATTCCACAGCATTTT CAGCCCAGTACAGAGTGTCCCGTGATCTCAGCCATGCCTAGTTCCAGCATTGACCTCAGGACTCAGAGTATAAGTGTTCCAAGCTCTGGTTACGTGTGGCCCTCTGGGTCCAGAGCTCAGGCATCCACAGTCCCCTGCAGTCTGTCAGTTAGGCCCCAGATGGACATGAACATGGCTAAGCTTGAGGAGGCACGGCTCGTCCTCCAGGCCATGGATTGCAGAACCACATGGAAGGATGATGATGGAGACAC AATTCTGCACATATACACTGCTAAGGGCCAAAGGGAATATGCCTTTGCTGCAGCTGAGAAACTGCAGGAGCTTGGCTCATTGGACACAAAGGAGCACAGGGGAAAG ACTGCATTGCTGGTAGCAGTGGCGGCCAATCAGCCAGAGATCGTGCAGGACCTGCTCTCTCTGGGCGCTGATATCAGCATCTGTGACATCAAAGGTCAAACCGCACTGCACCTAGCAGCCACATATGGCTTTCCACAGGTCATGAAG GTTATCCTCTCTATGGAACACGGCGTGGATCTAGAGACTCGCAATTTTGAAG GTCTAACCCCATTGCACTGTGCGGTGATTTCTCACAATGCCACAATGAAGGCTCTTGCTTCCacctcctcttcatcttccgTCTGGTTACCTGATGGCAATCTGCAATCTCAAGCTGAAAACAAACTCATTTGCCTGCAGCTGCTAATGGAAGCAGGCGCTTCGCCACTCAGCCAG GAAATCAAAAGTAATAAGACTGTACTCCACCTGGCTGTGAAGGAGGGAAATATCCAATTGGTTCATTTTTTCCTGAATCTCCAGTTGCCTAACATACAGGCCTTTATCAATATGAAGGTAACACATGCAGAgacttcacttcctgcttgGAGTATTATAAATCTTTCTACATATATTATTAATACCAACAAATTTCTTAACTTCTATCATATATGTTCATGA
- the LOC108267059 gene encoding NF-kappa-B inhibitor delta isoform X1 gives MTTGNPLIFALVFFSSLLLFSFAPKEKPCNTLPTVKKLLEQKRKRETSSAPPICASATNNTGAAAPIPVPTSDLSASANSSYSDMAAMRYDRLEVAMQPHSSSFQECSPFSCLTYATDSPCPLSYTPGPVYSLSAEPQLSSYNPLSLQDCPTAQIPQHFQPSTECPVISAMPSSSIDLRTQSISVPSSGYVWPSGSRAQASTVPCSLSVRPQMDMNMAKLEEARLVLQAMDCRTTWKDDDGDTILHIYTAKGQREYAFAAAEKLQELGSLDTKEHRGKTALLVAVAANQPEIVQDLLSLGADISICDIKGQTALHLAATYGFPQVMKVILSMEHGVDLETRNFEGLTPLHCAVISHNATMKALASTSSSSSVWLPDGNLQSQAENKLICLQLLMEAGASPLSQEIKSNKTVLHLAVKEGNIQLVHFFLNLQLPNIQAFINMKAHGHTALHMAAGLHGSPDQEELIRLLLSRGADPSIRNLENDQPVHLLQSGEQGEKLKLILKKRNASRRRITSIQDQE, from the exons ATGACCACTGGAAACCCTCTGATATTTGcattagtctttttttcttctcttttgcTTTTTTCCTTTG CGCCAAAGGAGAAGCCGTGTAACACGCTGCCCACAGTGAAGAAGCTCCTGGAGCagaagagaaagcgagagacaTCTTCAGCTCCTCCAATTTGTGCCTCTGCGACCAATAACACTGGTGCTGCTGCGCCAATCCCA GTGCCAACATCAGATCTCTCTGCCA GTGCAAACAGCAGCTACTCAGATATGGCAGCGATGAGATATGACCGGTTGGAGGTAGCCATGCAGCCACACTCCTCTTCTTTTCAGGAGTGCAGCCCCTTCTCCTGTCTGACTTATGCAACAGACTCTCCATGTCCTCTCAGCTACACACCTGGTCCAGTCTATAGTTTATCTGCAGAACCTCAGCTTTCCAGCTATAATCCTCTTTCACTGCAGGACTGTCCGACTGCACAGATTCCACAGCATTTT CAGCCCAGTACAGAGTGTCCCGTGATCTCAGCCATGCCTAGTTCCAGCATTGACCTCAGGACTCAGAGTATAAGTGTTCCAAGCTCTGGTTACGTGTGGCCCTCTGGGTCCAGAGCTCAGGCATCCACAGTCCCCTGCAGTCTGTCAGTTAGGCCCCAGATGGACATGAACATGGCTAAGCTTGAGGAGGCACGGCTCGTCCTCCAGGCCATGGATTGCAGAACCACATGGAAGGATGATGATGGAGACAC AATTCTGCACATATACACTGCTAAGGGCCAAAGGGAATATGCCTTTGCTGCAGCTGAGAAACTGCAGGAGCTTGGCTCATTGGACACAAAGGAGCACAGGGGAAAG ACTGCATTGCTGGTAGCAGTGGCGGCCAATCAGCCAGAGATCGTGCAGGACCTGCTCTCTCTGGGCGCTGATATCAGCATCTGTGACATCAAAGGTCAAACCGCACTGCACCTAGCAGCCACATATGGCTTTCCACAGGTCATGAAG GTTATCCTCTCTATGGAACACGGCGTGGATCTAGAGACTCGCAATTTTGAAG GTCTAACCCCATTGCACTGTGCGGTGATTTCTCACAATGCCACAATGAAGGCTCTTGCTTCCacctcctcttcatcttccgTCTGGTTACCTGATGGCAATCTGCAATCTCAAGCTGAAAACAAACTCATTTGCCTGCAGCTGCTAATGGAAGCAGGCGCTTCGCCACTCAGCCAG GAAATCAAAAGTAATAAGACTGTACTCCACCTGGCTGTGAAGGAGGGAAATATCCAATTGGTTCATTTTTTCCTGAATCTCCAGTTGCCTAACATACAGGCCTTTATCAATATGAAG GCCCATGGACACACAGCCTTGCACATGGCAGCAGGGTTACATGGAAGCCCAGATCAGGAGGAGCTGATCAGACTGCTGCTCAGCAGAGGAGCTGATCCGAGTATCCGCAATCTGGAGAATGACCAGCCCGTACATCTGCTGCAAAGTGGAGAACAAGGAGAGAAG CTCAAGCTCATCTTAAAGAAGAGAAATGCCTCTAGGCGGCGTATCACATCCATACAGGACCAAGAGTGA
- the LOC108267059 gene encoding NF-kappa-B inhibitor delta isoform X2: MTTGNPLIFALVFFSSLLLFSFAPKEKPCNTLPTVKKLLEQKRKRETSSAPPICASATNNTGAAAPIPVPTSDLSASANSSYSDMAAMRYDRLEVAMQPHSSSFQECSPFSCLTYATDSPCPLSYTPGPVYSLSAEPQLSSYNPLSLQDCPTAQIPQHFPSTECPVISAMPSSSIDLRTQSISVPSSGYVWPSGSRAQASTVPCSLSVRPQMDMNMAKLEEARLVLQAMDCRTTWKDDDGDTILHIYTAKGQREYAFAAAEKLQELGSLDTKEHRGKTALLVAVAANQPEIVQDLLSLGADISICDIKGQTALHLAATYGFPQVMKVILSMEHGVDLETRNFEGLTPLHCAVISHNATMKALASTSSSSSVWLPDGNLQSQAENKLICLQLLMEAGASPLSQEIKSNKTVLHLAVKEGNIQLVHFFLNLQLPNIQAFINMKAHGHTALHMAAGLHGSPDQEELIRLLLSRGADPSIRNLENDQPVHLLQSGEQGEKLKLILKKRNASRRRITSIQDQE, translated from the exons ATGACCACTGGAAACCCTCTGATATTTGcattagtctttttttcttctcttttgcTTTTTTCCTTTG CGCCAAAGGAGAAGCCGTGTAACACGCTGCCCACAGTGAAGAAGCTCCTGGAGCagaagagaaagcgagagacaTCTTCAGCTCCTCCAATTTGTGCCTCTGCGACCAATAACACTGGTGCTGCTGCGCCAATCCCA GTGCCAACATCAGATCTCTCTGCCA GTGCAAACAGCAGCTACTCAGATATGGCAGCGATGAGATATGACCGGTTGGAGGTAGCCATGCAGCCACACTCCTCTTCTTTTCAGGAGTGCAGCCCCTTCTCCTGTCTGACTTATGCAACAGACTCTCCATGTCCTCTCAGCTACACACCTGGTCCAGTCTATAGTTTATCTGCAGAACCTCAGCTTTCCAGCTATAATCCTCTTTCACTGCAGGACTGTCCGACTGCACAGATTCCACAGCATTTT CCCAGTACAGAGTGTCCCGTGATCTCAGCCATGCCTAGTTCCAGCATTGACCTCAGGACTCAGAGTATAAGTGTTCCAAGCTCTGGTTACGTGTGGCCCTCTGGGTCCAGAGCTCAGGCATCCACAGTCCCCTGCAGTCTGTCAGTTAGGCCCCAGATGGACATGAACATGGCTAAGCTTGAGGAGGCACGGCTCGTCCTCCAGGCCATGGATTGCAGAACCACATGGAAGGATGATGATGGAGACAC AATTCTGCACATATACACTGCTAAGGGCCAAAGGGAATATGCCTTTGCTGCAGCTGAGAAACTGCAGGAGCTTGGCTCATTGGACACAAAGGAGCACAGGGGAAAG ACTGCATTGCTGGTAGCAGTGGCGGCCAATCAGCCAGAGATCGTGCAGGACCTGCTCTCTCTGGGCGCTGATATCAGCATCTGTGACATCAAAGGTCAAACCGCACTGCACCTAGCAGCCACATATGGCTTTCCACAGGTCATGAAG GTTATCCTCTCTATGGAACACGGCGTGGATCTAGAGACTCGCAATTTTGAAG GTCTAACCCCATTGCACTGTGCGGTGATTTCTCACAATGCCACAATGAAGGCTCTTGCTTCCacctcctcttcatcttccgTCTGGTTACCTGATGGCAATCTGCAATCTCAAGCTGAAAACAAACTCATTTGCCTGCAGCTGCTAATGGAAGCAGGCGCTTCGCCACTCAGCCAG GAAATCAAAAGTAATAAGACTGTACTCCACCTGGCTGTGAAGGAGGGAAATATCCAATTGGTTCATTTTTTCCTGAATCTCCAGTTGCCTAACATACAGGCCTTTATCAATATGAAG GCCCATGGACACACAGCCTTGCACATGGCAGCAGGGTTACATGGAAGCCCAGATCAGGAGGAGCTGATCAGACTGCTGCTCAGCAGAGGAGCTGATCCGAGTATCCGCAATCTGGAGAATGACCAGCCCGTACATCTGCTGCAAAGTGGAGAACAAGGAGAGAAG CTCAAGCTCATCTTAAAGAAGAGAAATGCCTCTAGGCGGCGTATCACATCCATACAGGACCAAGAGTGA
- the LOC108267059 gene encoding NF-kappa-B inhibitor delta isoform X3 — protein sequence MHLQKSPKEKPCNTLPTVKKLLEQKRKRETSSAPPICASATNNTGAAAPIPVPTSDLSASANSSYSDMAAMRYDRLEVAMQPHSSSFQECSPFSCLTYATDSPCPLSYTPGPVYSLSAEPQLSSYNPLSLQDCPTAQIPQHFQPSTECPVISAMPSSSIDLRTQSISVPSSGYVWPSGSRAQASTVPCSLSVRPQMDMNMAKLEEARLVLQAMDCRTTWKDDDGDTILHIYTAKGQREYAFAAAEKLQELGSLDTKEHRGKTALLVAVAANQPEIVQDLLSLGADISICDIKGQTALHLAATYGFPQVMKVILSMEHGVDLETRNFEGLTPLHCAVISHNATMKALASTSSSSSVWLPDGNLQSQAENKLICLQLLMEAGASPLSQEIKSNKTVLHLAVKEGNIQLVHFFLNLQLPNIQAFINMKAHGHTALHMAAGLHGSPDQEELIRLLLSRGADPSIRNLENDQPVHLLQSGEQGEKLKLILKKRNASRRRITSIQDQE from the exons ATGCacttacagaaat CGCCAAAGGAGAAGCCGTGTAACACGCTGCCCACAGTGAAGAAGCTCCTGGAGCagaagagaaagcgagagacaTCTTCAGCTCCTCCAATTTGTGCCTCTGCGACCAATAACACTGGTGCTGCTGCGCCAATCCCA GTGCCAACATCAGATCTCTCTGCCA GTGCAAACAGCAGCTACTCAGATATGGCAGCGATGAGATATGACCGGTTGGAGGTAGCCATGCAGCCACACTCCTCTTCTTTTCAGGAGTGCAGCCCCTTCTCCTGTCTGACTTATGCAACAGACTCTCCATGTCCTCTCAGCTACACACCTGGTCCAGTCTATAGTTTATCTGCAGAACCTCAGCTTTCCAGCTATAATCCTCTTTCACTGCAGGACTGTCCGACTGCACAGATTCCACAGCATTTT CAGCCCAGTACAGAGTGTCCCGTGATCTCAGCCATGCCTAGTTCCAGCATTGACCTCAGGACTCAGAGTATAAGTGTTCCAAGCTCTGGTTACGTGTGGCCCTCTGGGTCCAGAGCTCAGGCATCCACAGTCCCCTGCAGTCTGTCAGTTAGGCCCCAGATGGACATGAACATGGCTAAGCTTGAGGAGGCACGGCTCGTCCTCCAGGCCATGGATTGCAGAACCACATGGAAGGATGATGATGGAGACAC AATTCTGCACATATACACTGCTAAGGGCCAAAGGGAATATGCCTTTGCTGCAGCTGAGAAACTGCAGGAGCTTGGCTCATTGGACACAAAGGAGCACAGGGGAAAG ACTGCATTGCTGGTAGCAGTGGCGGCCAATCAGCCAGAGATCGTGCAGGACCTGCTCTCTCTGGGCGCTGATATCAGCATCTGTGACATCAAAGGTCAAACCGCACTGCACCTAGCAGCCACATATGGCTTTCCACAGGTCATGAAG GTTATCCTCTCTATGGAACACGGCGTGGATCTAGAGACTCGCAATTTTGAAG GTCTAACCCCATTGCACTGTGCGGTGATTTCTCACAATGCCACAATGAAGGCTCTTGCTTCCacctcctcttcatcttccgTCTGGTTACCTGATGGCAATCTGCAATCTCAAGCTGAAAACAAACTCATTTGCCTGCAGCTGCTAATGGAAGCAGGCGCTTCGCCACTCAGCCAG GAAATCAAAAGTAATAAGACTGTACTCCACCTGGCTGTGAAGGAGGGAAATATCCAATTGGTTCATTTTTTCCTGAATCTCCAGTTGCCTAACATACAGGCCTTTATCAATATGAAG GCCCATGGACACACAGCCTTGCACATGGCAGCAGGGTTACATGGAAGCCCAGATCAGGAGGAGCTGATCAGACTGCTGCTCAGCAGAGGAGCTGATCCGAGTATCCGCAATCTGGAGAATGACCAGCCCGTACATCTGCTGCAAAGTGGAGAACAAGGAGAGAAG CTCAAGCTCATCTTAAAGAAGAGAAATGCCTCTAGGCGGCGTATCACATCCATACAGGACCAAGAGTGA